The DNA segment tgagacccttaggtacagctagaTATCcagcggtttcggagttatCAACCTTTTGCTCTGACAAAGATCACCTTATATCTCGCTTGTTATTTAACTGATCGCGACGGAACTTGGTGCGAagaatgtattttttatgacgaGTCATCTGATCCCTTAGGTACAGCGAGATATTCAGTAGTTTCAGAGATATTGATGATTTTGAGATTTCAAGGGACACCCTATATCTCAGTTTCCACTGAGTCGATTTTCATCAAACTTGGTGAGTAGAACTTCCTTTCAAAAAGGAGTATTTTGACACCTTATTTATGGAGATATCTTCAGCTGTTCCAGAGTAATTGACCTTTTGGACTTGGTAAAAAAGAGCCTCTATCTCGCTTATTATCCAACCGATCGAGACGAAAGTCTGTATGGTGATTTTACAGAGCTTTGCGATGATACTGTGTGAATTTCAGCACCCTGAAACAAGTACTTTAGGGCTGCAGAATGTAAAGTTTGATAATTCGATCATTCGATTTTGATAAGATTTGGTAAGCCGAAAGAGTATAATTTTAGGGATGCTACGGTACAACTTTTAGCACTTTACGATGAATAGTTTAGGAAATAGTAGGGTGTAAACTTTGTTAATTTGACCAATCAATTTTGATTATATTCAGTAGGCTGAAAGTGCATAATATTTGTGACCCTCCCCTCCTGTATGAGTCTTAGCACTCTAGGAGGAGTATTTTAGGAGTTATTAGGGTGCAAAGTGAAATAATTTGATCAATCGAGGAAGAATCTACATCATTTGCTGATGCTACTGTAGCAATTGGAGCACTCTAGAAGTAGTAGTTTACTAGAGAATTGACCCCTAAATATGTTATTTCTAGGCCTCCGAGTTAGCCATTTTACGGCCTGGTAGTTCTACTCGTTTCTAGTGATGGTCCGGCATGTAGATGCAACCGGCCGctaggttaggtgaggttagaatcgcgccgttaagccggaagaaagaaaaggtccccctctccgatttcaaaaatatttggcaCAGAGATTGGGACCGATGAGTAGATGACACGGTTAAAATTTCAGCTCAGGCAAATCATAATTGTAGGAGAAAAATGACCCTAAAATATGACATTTTTAGGCCTCTCAGTTTAGCCATTTTTGCGGGCTAGTCGTTCTACTCGCTTCTAGTGATCCTCTGGCATGTAGATGCAACCGGCCGCgaggttaggtgaggttagaatcgcgccgttaagccggaagaaagaaaaggtccccctctccgattttgaaaatatttggcacGGTGATTGGGCACGATGAGTAGATGATACGGTTAAAATGTCAGCTCAGGCAAACTAGTATTTTGGGAGAAAATTGAGGCCGAAATATGACATTTTTAGGCCTCCGATTTTGCCATTTTGCGGCATGGTGGTTCTGCTCGCTTCTAGTGATCGTCCGGCATGTAGATGCAACCGGCCGctaggttaggtgaggttagaatcgcgccgttaagccggaagaaagaaaaggtccccctctccgatttcaaaaatatttggcaCAGTGGTTGGGTTCGATGAGTAGATGACACGGTTTAAGTTTCAGCTCAGGCAAATCATAATTGTAGAAGAAAATTGACCCTAAAATATGACATTTTTAGGCCTCCCAGTTTAGCCGTTTTTACGGCCTGGTGGTTCTACACGTTTTTAGTGATCCTCTGGCATGTAGATGCAACCGGCCGctaggttaggtgaggttagaatcgcgccgttaagcccgaagaaagaaaaggtccccctctccgattttgaaaatatttggcacAGTGATTGGGCTTGATGAGTAGATGACACGGTTAAAATTTCAGCTCAGGCAAATCATATTTGTGGAAGTTACGGTCGGTTAAACATCTTCAGGTCACGGATATTTTAGGTCCCAGAGGCAAACGCCTAGGTAGAAAAGGCGGGTAGAAATCATGGGTTGGGGTGCGTGGGTTGGGATGCGcggataaaaaaaaagaaaaaaaaaacgtgggttgggatgcgtgggtgggaggcgtggGTTGGGTTGCGTGGGTTGTGATGCGTAGGTGGGATGCGCggataaaaaaaaaggaaaaaaaaaaaacgtgggTTGGGTTGCGTGGGTTGGGTTGCGTGGGTTGGGTTGCGTGGGTTGGGTTGCGTGGGTTGGGTGGCGTGGGTTGGGTTACGTGGGTTGGGTTACGTGGGTAGGGTTGCGTGGCTAGGggtgcgtgggtgggaggcgtgTGTAGGGTTGCGTGGGTGAGGTTGCGTGGGTGAggttgcgtgggtgggaggcgtggGTTGGGATGCGTGGGTGGGCGGCGAGGGTGGGCGGCGTGGGTTGGGTTGCGTGGGTTGTGTTGCGTGGGAGGCGTGTGTTGGGTTGCGTGGGTGAGGTGCGTGGGTGGAAGGCGTGGGTGAGGTTGCATGGGTGAGGTTGCGTGGGAGAGGTGCGTGGGCAGGGATGCGTGGGCTGGGATGCGTGGGCTGGGATGCGTGGGCTGGGATGCGTGGGCTGGGATGCGTGGGCTTGGGTGCGTGGGCTAGGGTGCGTGGGCTTGGGTGCGTGGGCTTGGGTGCGTGGGCTGGAGTGGGTGGGTGAGGTTGCGTGGGTTGTGTGGCGAAGGAGAGGTGCGTGGGCTGGTGTGCGTGGGTTGGGTTGCGTGGGTGCAAGGTCCCTGAGATATCGACTTTAATTTTGAGGAGGGGGTTTTGGTGGGTGAGAgccccacacgaatccgcagcATTGCACCGCCCGCTGCGGAGAAGCCGGTTATCGGTTTCCCCCTACCTCGTgggcacaaaaaaaaaaaaaaaaaaaaaaaaaaaaaaaaaaaaaaaaacctcggttaggttaggtcgaggttaggttaggtcgaggttaggttaggtcgaggttaggttaggtcgaggttaggttaggtcgaggttaggttaggtcgaggttaggttaggttagggttaggttaggttaggttaggttaggttaggttaggttaggttaggttaggttaggttaggttaggttaggttaggttaggttaggttaggttaggttaggttaggttaggttaggttaggttaggttaggttaggttaggttaggttaggttaggttaggttaggttaggttaggttaggttaggttaggttaggttaggttaggttaggttaggttaggttaggttaggttaggttaggttaggttaggttaggttaggttaggttaggttaggttaggttaggttaggttaggttaggttaggttaggttaggttaggttaggttaggttaggttaggttaggttaggttaggttaggttaggttaggttaggttaggttaggttaggttaggttaggttaggttaggttaggttaggttaggttaggttaggttaggttaggttaggttaggttaggttaggttaggttaggttaggttaggttaggttaggttaggttaggttaggttaggttaggttaggttaggttaggttaggttaggttaggttaggttaggtaggttaggttaggttaggttaggttaggttaggttaggttaggttaggttaggttaggttaggttaggttaggttaggttaggttaggttaggttaggttaggttaggttaggttaggttaggttaggttaggttaggttaggttaggttaggttaggttaggttaggttaggttaggttaggttaggttaggttaggttaggttaggttaggttaggttaggttaggttaggttaggttaggttaggttaggttaggttaggttaggttaggttaggttaggttaggtaggttaggttaggttaggttaggttaggttaggttaggttaggttaggttaggttaggttaggttaggttaggttaggttaggttaggttaggttaggttaggttaggttaggttaggttaggttaggttaggttaggttaggttaggttaggttaggttaggttaggttaggttaggttaggttaggt comes from the Coccinella septempunctata chromosome 2, icCocSept1.1, whole genome shotgun sequence genome and includes:
- the LOC123307194 gene encoding extensin-like, producing the protein TLHPRNPTHAHQPTHLSFATQPTQPHPPTPAHAPKPTHPSPRTLAHAPKPTHPSPRIPAHASQPTHPSPRIPAHAPLPRNLTHATSPTPSTHAPHPRNPTHASHATQPTQPNPRRPPSPPTHASQPTPPTHATSPTQPHPRNPTHASHPRTPSHATLPT